A segment of the Arachis hypogaea cultivar Tifrunner chromosome 5, arahy.Tifrunner.gnm2.J5K5, whole genome shotgun sequence genome:
ATACATCGTTGTTAGTGAATTTTTTCCAttgtcaaaataaaatttattaaataatttaataattttaactaaattatttaatataatatatttttaaaagaattatttactcaaaaaattaattattatttatttatatataaatatataaaatttaatttaattgtaatatttattttatattttaatatatattttacgttaataacaaattttaatatacaacTAATACAGTTAGTGCATCTTACatgttaattattaaaatattatttatatatcaaaattaatatcaataaatttgtatataaatatatattatttaattaattatattaaatatatattaaaattaatataaatatataatgtttgattttttatgtataaataatatttttattattaaatttatttttagtatatattttatattaataattaattttgatacaaattatatttttatataaaatcttAACCTGCTTATATTTCAAACCGAATGCGGTTTATTAAGAGGCACACAAAATCTAAATATGAATATGAATGGGTGTAATGTCTTACGTGAGCTGATGACTGATGACAACTGGGTCTCACTTCTGTCCATTTCTAtccattattttataaaatatttatttctgcAACGAATTCACGCGGCTTCTCTTTCTATTTCTCTTCTGCAACTTGCACCATTTCCCACGCGCCTTTTTCATCCATCATTTCATTCTTCAGAATATTCGGTTAAGTTCAACCGAATTCATGCTTACAATATGATGTGTTTATTCTTCAAACGAAAATCCAAATCCGAGCCACAGCTGCAAAAAACAACCAGGAACAGCAAGGTGAAGTCCACCAACTCGCGATCGTTATCGCCATCGCCAAGGAGTGTTAATGAATTGTATAAGGAGAACCAGCACAATTTCAGGGTCTTCACTCTCAGGGAGCTCGTAGATGCAACCAATGGTTTCAATAGAACGCTCAAGATCGGTGAAGGTGGTTTCGGAAGTGTTTATAGAGGAACCATTCCACCTCTACATCGACATGAGGATCCAATTCTCGTTGCTATCAAAAAGCTCAACACTCGTGGCTTTCAGGTAACTTTTTATGCTTTTGGTTTTGGATCCATAGCTATGTCACACTTTTGCTAAGTTCTCATGTTGTTGCTCTCTAATTCCTTGTATAGGGGCACAAAGAATGGCTTGCTGAAGTTCAATTTCTCGGCATCGTTAACCACCCCAATTTAGTTAAGTTATTGGGATACTGCTCTGTAGACACCGAGAGAGGAATTCAAAGGCTATTggtgtatgaattcatgccaaaTAGGAGCCTAGAGGATCATCTTTTCAACCATTCTTTACCTCACTTGCCTTGGAAAACTAGATTGCAGATCATGCTTGGTGCTGCTGAAGGATTGGATTACTTACATGAGGGATTGGAAGTTCAGGTACCTTGTCTTGGCAAAGGATTCGGATTTTGTTGACAATATCTATTAGTTTATCTACatgtcattttctataataatatgTTCACTTGAGCCTGCTTATTGTGTTATGAAGATATCCATAGTACTTAAAGAATGTGTATAGAATATGCTATGTAAAGGTTTAGATCAACTTGCTTAATATGGGGAATTAAATGGCAATTCaaagcttaaaaataattatgcaGATGATTCTGTATATAGATGGTTGATGATCATTACATTTATTTCATTTTGTAGGTGATCTACAGAGATTTCAAATCTTCAAATGTGCTGTTGGACAAAAGTTTCCATCCCAAGCTCTCGGATTTCGGTCTAGCTAGGGAGGGCCCAACCGGTGATCAGACTCATGTATCTACTGCAGTAAGTTGATTTCAGACAGTCTATTTATTCTCAATCTCTAGTTTATGTATTTTCCAACATTACAACTTTTAAGTGTTAAATGCATGGCTTTTCATATAGCAATTGTTATGCATCATTGAAAATCCAAGTTTCCATGGTTTGCCAACTAGATTGGATTCTTTGATACATAGCGGATTATGcattcttggttctttgtttacAATCAGCATTCTTGAACTAATTTAACATTCTAAAAATTCTCTTATCATCAGGTAGTTGGAACACAGGGATATGCAGCGCCGGAGTATGTTGGAACAGGACATCTCAAAGCTAAGAGTGACATATGGAGTTTCGGCGTGGTGCTCTACGAGATTCTCACAGGCAGGAGGGTACTGGAAAGAGATCGTCCCACAGGAGAACAGAAGCTTCTAGAGTGGGTCAAGAAGTACCCTGCTGATACTAGCAGATTCAGCACCATAGTAGACCCTCGCCTCAGGAACCAATACTCCCTTGTTTCGGCTCGAAAGATCGCCAAGTTGGCAGATAATTGCTTGAAGAAGAATGCCGAGGACAGGCCATCCATGAGTGAGATAGTGGAAAGCTTGAAGCAAGCATTGCAGCTTTCAGAAACctcaaacaattttcaaaaaggttaaTAGAGGCAGTTCAGGAAATGCCAAATTTAGTGACCTTCTGTAGGACCAACAATTTGACAATCTATGTGTTATATTGAGGTCAACCTGAGGGATTTAGAGTTATGTGTTATAGTTTGTCAATATTTTCTAAAGTTGTTTGGAAATTGGAATATGTAGCAGTCCATTTTGATCAGAAATAGTAAAGTGGAAAGTTAAAATCTTGTAAAGCAATAAGGGGAACATAAacatttttattcttttgttttcttcaatTCCTTTTTTGCTGAAAGCCTGAAAGTAGTGTTGatagattatgccatttgaaaaTCTATCACCACCACTGCCTAAGACGGCTTTCAATATTTTGGGGTCTAATTTGACCTTTCAACTTCATCTTGGCCACACCCTTCACCTCTTTATTCTTACTAAAGTCTTGGTTGTAGACTTGTAGTTAATAATGAGAGTTGAGATTAGATTCTTCAGAATTTCTAAGGAATTAATTGTCACTGTCTCTGAAGTCTTAAGTCCATTAATTGAATTGAATATTTTTTGAAAGCATATTTGCATTGACTTCTTTTTGGTCAACCACTGGAGTTGAGATAGAAAAAGCTTTTGATAAGATTTCAACTTTAGATATTGAGGCAAGACTGCGATtgttctgaaattttttttttttgggacagcTGTTCTGAATAAGTTGTCTTTCCTTTATGTaggattctttttttttaattgttctgAATAAGTTCTGAAtaagtaaattattttttcatgAACCTTCAatcttatataatatataatgtgtTCACTTGAAACAAGAGAAACCCCTTGTTGTGGGCAACATAAACATGAGTTCCATTGGAATCATCATAAGGAAGCCTCTGTGTCCTTCAGTTTTCGCCATGGAACAATGAGACCTACTTGTTCATATGCACTTTCAACATCATATCTCTCCAATGCATTCTCCCCTGCCCGTTCTTGCTTTGCTAGCATCTTAGCTATTGGAACATAACCGTCGCGAAATCTTGTCTTGTAATGCCAATGAAACTCGGGATTCTTGGAATATTCCTTTGGCGTATTCTGAGTtccatcttcattctcttctaaaGAAATCAGTTTCCTCAGGGTATTGGTTATAGGGGCCGCCTTTAACCAACAGATACCAGAGTAGAAACTAGATATATTTAAAGTAAGAAAAAAATTTCACATGTAGTTTTATTAATGTAAAAATAATAGTTGAAAATTTACGGTGTAGTAAAATAATTGTTAACTATTATTTGTATGGTATTAGATTTAATTTGGACAAAATAACGCAATTAAAATTTGTCGACGAAAAATGGATGGATATGAACAAGAATTTAGacaatagtaaaaataatataataaaatagtgaAATTAcaatttcttaaaatatatagaaaaatttatgatgtttttttatatattatgaaaATTTATGCAAAGAAATTACATATATAAGAAatcttactttttttatttttatttactaattCTATGCGATACATGACATACATTAACAAATACCTTAACCATCTGTATAtagctttttaaaaattataatactagaaaaaaaataaattaccacTTGTTTTCAACACGTGATTAGGTAACAATTTATTTTTTGACTAAGTTAAAGATTGCAACTAAGCTAGCTTATCTAATTTtaactataataaaaaattatcactaGATATTCTAGActttcatatattatatatatgtatcgtcttcaagttgatcaagtTATGGTATCATACTTCGATTCTAGTTAAAATTCTATAacattctttaattttcttcGAATTTTAACTTACTCTACTTATACCACTTGTAACTTCTAACTATTTTTATTGACttcaaattaaaaagaagaagtaTTCTTCTTTTCACGTCATTTTCATACGaaaatatttgtatttaattcGAATCACCTATAAATTACCTTATGATATAGCATTGGAATTCTCCAGTTCCCCTCAAGGACCCAACCCAACTTGAATTTCCTGcaaaatttgaattattgttttagAACTTGTTCAAAAAACATGGCAACATACATGCATGTATCATGTCCTGCTTACAATGATAACACTGCCCAAATAATTAATCTCTGAATGTGCCATGGAAGCCCCTCATGTAATCAGAGTAGACCTGAATGGGGCTCCTTCCTCTAAGAACAGGGACTAATTAAATCACACCCTAACGGTATGCACTC
Coding sequences within it:
- the LOC112800392 gene encoding probable serine/threonine-protein kinase PBL19, translated to MNMNGCNVLRELMTDDNWVSLLSISIHYFIKYLFLQRIHAASLSISLLQLAPFPTRLFHPSFHSSEYSVKFNRIHAYNMMCLFFKRKSKSEPQLQKTTRNSKVKSTNSRSLSPSPRSVNELYKENQHNFRVFTLRELVDATNGFNRTLKIGEGGFGSVYRGTIPPLHRHEDPILVAIKKLNTRGFQGHKEWLAEVQFLGIVNHPNLVKLLGYCSVDTERGIQRLLVYEFMPNRSLEDHLFNHSLPHLPWKTRLQIMLGAAEGLDYLHEGLEVQVIYRDFKSSNVLLDKSFHPKLSDFGLAREGPTGDQTHVSTAVVGTQGYAAPEYVGTGHLKAKSDIWSFGVVLYEILTGRRVLERDRPTGEQKLLEWVKKYPADTSRFSTIVDPRLRNQYSLVSARKIAKLADNCLKKNAEDRPSMSEIVESLKQALQLSETSNNFQKG